From a single Bacillus gobiensis genomic region:
- a CDS encoding PucR family transcriptional regulator, whose protein sequence is MNIIDLMQLPIFKQAKIIGGLSGSGREVQHVNMMDAPDITDYLNKGDLLVTTAYHLKDEPELLGDLIIHMSNRGCAGLGIKTKRFLHHIPDSILELADQLAFPIIDLPDQVRLADIANQTLSYILDIRTGELQHAVSIHKRFTEHIMSGKGLRALLKNVSQLLDFPVLLVDHHLRILASSTNSTNVSDDLENGLQQLTDAAYTSFTLLSSKSAFSVFPIFTHEKKCGYLIVEGFISVSDKQKILTIEQATNVISFELMKDNALKQYTKRARNEFFSNFVEGVFSSESEIENRGKELNLKREQKYLCVAGKLDRKQSDASFIENQIITDTVFEFLEGRLSSLSLPSHFYMISDIGVLLIEAGEYWGEENTVVSDWLKQMQNDINRLFRQTISFGVSNVCHVLLDVPESYSEATDALQTGYLSGNSQFVQFYHTKDISEILRMVPTDDLRNFYAFTLQKLSDLQYEEQSLLNTLSIYLETHCQISETAKRLYVHRNTVIYRLEKCEEILGVSLKDPDATLRLRLAFRIQMVLK, encoded by the coding sequence ATGAACATTATTGATTTGATGCAGCTACCTATATTTAAACAAGCAAAGATAATTGGCGGCTTATCTGGGTCAGGTCGAGAGGTTCAACACGTTAACATGATGGACGCTCCCGATATTACGGATTATCTTAATAAAGGGGATCTTCTTGTGACTACGGCATATCACTTAAAGGATGAACCCGAGCTACTAGGCGATCTGATTATCCATATGTCAAATCGGGGTTGTGCAGGACTGGGCATTAAAACAAAACGTTTTTTGCACCACATCCCCGACTCTATTTTAGAGCTCGCTGATCAGCTCGCTTTTCCGATCATCGACCTCCCTGACCAGGTAAGATTAGCCGACATCGCAAACCAGACCTTAAGTTACATTCTCGATATTCGAACGGGTGAATTGCAGCATGCAGTTTCCATACACAAACGATTTACAGAACATATAATGAGCGGAAAAGGTTTGAGAGCGCTTCTGAAAAACGTTTCCCAGCTGCTGGATTTTCCTGTCCTTTTGGTCGACCATCATTTACGAATCCTTGCTTCATCAACAAACTCAACGAATGTTAGCGATGACCTTGAGAACGGCCTGCAGCAGTTAACGGATGCAGCGTACACATCGTTTACTTTGCTTTCTTCCAAATCTGCCTTTTCCGTTTTTCCAATTTTCACTCATGAAAAAAAATGCGGATATCTTATCGTAGAAGGCTTTATTTCTGTGTCAGATAAACAAAAAATCCTTACGATCGAACAGGCAACCAATGTCATTTCGTTTGAATTGATGAAGGATAATGCACTAAAACAATATACGAAAAGAGCACGAAATGAGTTCTTTAGCAATTTTGTCGAAGGCGTTTTTTCTTCCGAAAGCGAAATCGAAAATCGCGGAAAAGAACTGAATTTAAAAAGAGAACAAAAATATTTATGTGTCGCAGGAAAGCTTGACCGCAAGCAATCCGACGCAAGCTTCATTGAAAATCAGATCATAACGGATACCGTATTTGAATTTTTGGAAGGGCGCTTGTCTTCACTTTCTCTTCCGTCACATTTTTATATGATAAGTGATATTGGCGTCCTATTGATCGAAGCTGGTGAATATTGGGGAGAAGAAAATACCGTCGTTTCTGACTGGTTAAAACAGATGCAAAACGATATAAACAGACTGTTTCGGCAAACGATATCTTTCGGAGTCAGTAACGTATGCCACGTGCTGCTTGATGTTCCCGAATCCTATTCGGAAGCGACCGATGCTTTGCAAACAGGCTACCTTTCCGGAAACTCTCAATTTGTTCAATTTTACCATACGAAGGACATTTCAGAGATTTTAAGGATGGTTCCGACTGATGATTTACGAAACTTCTATGCGTTTACGCTGCAAAAGCTCTCAGATCTTCAATATGAGGAACAAAGCTTATTAAACACACTTTCGATTTATTTAGAGACGCATTGCCAAATCTCTGAAACAGCGAAGCGCTTGTACGTTCACCGCAATACAGTGATTTATAGACTGGAAAAGTGTGAAGAAATTTTAGGTGTAAGCTTAAAGGATCCTGACGCTACCTTGCGGCTAAGACTTGCTTTTCGTATACAAATGGTTTTGAAATAA
- the uraH gene encoding hydroxyisourate hydrolase, with protein MGQLTTHILDLTHGIPASRVKIELYSIEQSNRSLLANSITNKDGRVDKPLLSEEKMVSGEYELLFYIGDYFKEKETPLPDPPFLNVVSVRFGIADPGSHYHVPLLVSPWGYQVYRGS; from the coding sequence ATGGGACAGCTGACAACTCACATTCTTGACTTAACACACGGCATTCCTGCTTCTCGTGTAAAAATCGAATTATATTCTATCGAACAATCAAATAGGTCGCTGCTTGCGAATAGCATAACAAACAAAGACGGCAGGGTTGATAAACCGCTGCTCTCTGAAGAGAAAATGGTTTCAGGAGAATATGAACTGTTATTTTATATCGGCGACTATTTTAAAGAAAAAGAAACACCTTTGCCCGATCCGCCATTTCTGAATGTCGTCTCAGTTCGCTTCGGAATCGCAGATCCGGGCTCCCACTACCATGTTCCTTTGCTCGTTTCACCTTGGGGATACCAGGTATATAGAGGAAGTTAA
- a CDS encoding 2Fe-2S iron-sulfur cluster-binding protein: MDMKEQSQLKPGDSPKELKSMTVNGTIKVITKPDTTPLVEVLRDEFQLTGTKVSCGIGRCGACSVLMDGRLINSCMTMAYQAFDKEITTIEGLAEDELDCCQNAFLQEGGFQCGYCTPGMIIALKALFQENEEATDEEILEGLSGNLCRCTGYGGIIRAARRVREELRETGFFG, from the coding sequence ATGGATATGAAGGAGCAATCACAGCTAAAACCGGGCGACTCCCCAAAAGAATTAAAAAGCATGACTGTAAACGGAACGATAAAAGTGATTACAAAACCAGATACGACCCCGCTTGTCGAAGTACTGAGGGATGAATTTCAGCTGACAGGGACAAAAGTATCTTGCGGAATCGGCCGATGCGGCGCATGCTCAGTACTCATGGATGGACGCCTGATTAATTCCTGTATGACGATGGCCTATCAAGCGTTTGATAAAGAAATAACGACGATTGAAGGCCTTGCTGAAGATGAGCTCGACTGCTGCCAAAATGCTTTTTTGCAGGAAGGCGGCTTTCAATGCGGCTATTGTACACCCGGAATGATCATAGCGCTAAAAGCACTGTTTCAAGAAAATGAAGAAGCGACAGATGAGGAAATTTTAGAAGGCCTGTCGGGAAATCTATGCAGATGCACCGGATACGGCGGAATCATTCGAGCGGCGAGACGAGTAAGGGAAGAGCTTAGAGAAACAGGTTTTTTTGGATAA
- the pucD gene encoding xanthine dehydrogenase subunit D, whose translation MDGKNRVRPDGKTKVTGTLKYMTDLTFPNMLYAKVLRSEFPHAEIKSISTDRASTLPGVKAVITYKDVPGMNRFGIVFPDQPVLCEDRVRYVGDAIAAVAAKTEDIAVQALSFIEVEYEPLQVVDDPEKALEPGSPKLHDNGNILHEAGHQHGDVEAGFRSSDLILAETYHLPRQMHTYMETEGGVVVPEKDGAITVYAGTQHGYKDRFQLSRILAMPEEDIRIVSSPIGGSFGGKDELNIQPYAALLAIVTKQPVKIHQTRKESVRSGIKRHPMKITMKTGVTVEGKIQAQYVKIVADTGAYATLGPAVLDFSVEHAAGPYLIPNLLTEGISVYTNNGVAGEFRGFGGNQITFALESQMDRLAEKLGMDPLQIRRINLREAKDPGPMNHRIAPTDGAANVLETIAKSPLLHVSKKSSSPFKKKGVGAAITMHGGGLGYGRLDPSGGRLSLSEEGKIVISFGFEECGQGILAVIENLVTDELGCSTEDLQIIIGDTEAVPVSGSSTASRGTSMVWQAIQLMKPLFIKQLIEKAAELTNLPAESLLIGPGGLYQKKSPVISFSKLAAQGFKESSLVVDTSFQFPTTPDPVIGGHFLYSFGAVALEVEVDLLTGMVQVTDMEHAVAAGPVVSKQGYTGQIEGGAMMALGYTLSEEAAMSEGRYLTGNLDTYLIPGIQDVPPDINIHAIEELCEGDIYGPRGVGEIGTVAVAPAIAKAVHDAVGYWVNRLPISSEELLDAIDEKGEKAWI comes from the coding sequence ATGGATGGTAAAAACCGTGTTCGTCCGGACGGCAAGACAAAAGTTACCGGCACATTAAAATATATGACAGACCTGACTTTTCCAAACATGCTTTATGCCAAGGTTTTACGAAGTGAGTTTCCGCATGCTGAGATCAAATCAATAAGTACGGATCGTGCCTCCACGTTGCCTGGTGTGAAAGCTGTTATTACGTATAAGGATGTTCCGGGGATGAATCGTTTTGGAATCGTTTTTCCAGATCAGCCTGTTTTGTGCGAAGATCGGGTTCGTTATGTGGGAGACGCGATTGCGGCTGTGGCAGCTAAGACTGAAGATATTGCCGTTCAAGCACTGTCTTTCATCGAAGTTGAGTATGAGCCGCTTCAAGTGGTAGATGACCCGGAAAAGGCGTTAGAGCCCGGCTCGCCAAAGCTTCATGATAATGGAAATATCCTTCATGAAGCTGGTCATCAGCACGGAGACGTGGAAGCGGGCTTTCGTAGCAGCGATCTGATTTTAGCGGAAACGTATCATCTGCCGCGGCAGATGCATACGTATATGGAAACTGAAGGCGGAGTGGTAGTCCCGGAAAAAGACGGAGCTATCACTGTTTATGCAGGCACACAGCATGGCTATAAAGACCGATTTCAGCTTTCAAGAATACTCGCAATGCCGGAGGAAGACATTCGGATCGTATCGAGTCCAATCGGCGGCTCCTTTGGCGGAAAGGATGAATTAAATATCCAGCCGTACGCGGCATTGCTTGCTATCGTTACGAAGCAGCCTGTAAAAATCCATCAAACGAGGAAAGAATCTGTTCGTTCGGGAATTAAACGGCATCCGATGAAAATTACGATGAAAACAGGAGTGACGGTGGAAGGAAAAATCCAGGCGCAATACGTAAAGATTGTTGCCGATACTGGCGCCTATGCCACTTTAGGACCAGCTGTGCTTGATTTTTCTGTCGAACATGCCGCTGGTCCATACCTTATTCCGAATCTGTTGACCGAAGGCATTTCTGTCTATACGAATAACGGAGTAGCCGGAGAATTCAGAGGCTTTGGCGGCAACCAAATAACGTTTGCGCTTGAAAGCCAGATGGATCGTTTAGCGGAAAAATTGGGAATGGATCCGCTGCAAATACGAAGAATTAATTTGCGCGAGGCAAAAGATCCCGGTCCGATGAACCATCGAATTGCACCTACAGATGGTGCTGCAAATGTGCTTGAAACGATTGCGAAATCTCCGTTGTTACATGTTTCAAAAAAGTCCTCTTCTCCATTTAAAAAGAAGGGGGTGGGAGCGGCAATCACGATGCATGGAGGTGGCCTTGGATACGGAAGATTGGATCCTTCAGGAGGCAGGCTTTCATTATCTGAAGAAGGAAAGATCGTGATCTCATTTGGATTTGAAGAATGCGGACAGGGGATCCTTGCTGTCATTGAAAATCTAGTAACGGATGAGCTTGGCTGCTCTACCGAAGATTTGCAAATTATTATTGGCGACACTGAAGCGGTACCTGTATCCGGATCATCTACAGCTTCAAGAGGAACCAGCATGGTTTGGCAGGCGATTCAGCTGATGAAACCGTTATTTATCAAACAACTGATTGAAAAAGCCGCTGAACTTACCAATCTTCCAGCTGAATCTCTGTTGATTGGACCAGGGGGACTTTATCAAAAAAAGTCACCTGTTATTTCATTTTCAAAGCTTGCAGCGCAAGGCTTTAAAGAAAGTTCCCTGGTCGTCGATACTTCATTTCAATTTCCTACGACTCCTGATCCTGTAATAGGAGGGCATTTTCTTTATTCGTTTGGCGCGGTTGCTCTTGAAGTGGAGGTTGATCTTCTGACAGGAATGGTTCAGGTAACGGATATGGAGCATGCGGTTGCGGCTGGTCCTGTCGTCAGCAAACAAGGCTATACCGGACAAATTGAAGGCGGCGCTATGATGGCGCTTGGCTATACGTTATCGGAAGAAGCAGCGATGTCAGAAGGAAGATACTTGACGGGAAATTTGGATACTTATCTGATCCCAGGGATACAAGATGTGCCTCCCGATATAAATATTCACGCGATTGAGGAGCTATGTGAAGGGGATATTTACGGACCTAGAGGAGTTGGAGAAATAGGGACGGTCGCAGTTGCGCCGGCGATCGCCAAGGCTGTCCACGATGCAGTCGGATATTGGGTCAATCGCCTGCCGATTTCATCAGAAGAGCTTCTTGACGCAATCGATGAAAAGGGGGAAAAGGCATGGATATGA
- a CDS encoding NTP transferase domain-containing protein, with the protein MKAMIGIYLAAGKSTRMGLYKLALPLSGTTLGSLSLKAAIQSKLDQVIVIENSSTPHAAWVDPSLLNNQEKWSVECCDDADRGQSYSIVCGVKKAAEMGADGIIIMLADQPFLSVSLINRLLSTYSSRTKPLPYVASKLKNDIRPPILFSKECFPFLLKLKGDEGAKKLILNGCLGEGLSIAHEDPMNFFDIDTPRDYQKAKGGASH; encoded by the coding sequence ATGAAGGCAATGATCGGGATTTACTTAGCTGCGGGAAAAAGTACGAGAATGGGACTATATAAACTTGCCCTCCCGCTGTCAGGCACTACACTCGGGAGTTTAAGCTTAAAGGCAGCGATTCAGTCAAAGCTTGATCAAGTCATTGTAATTGAAAACAGCAGCACGCCTCACGCTGCCTGGGTCGATCCGAGTCTGCTAAACAATCAAGAAAAATGGAGCGTTGAGTGCTGTGATGATGCAGATAGGGGACAGTCTTATTCCATTGTATGCGGTGTGAAAAAGGCAGCAGAAATGGGTGCTGACGGTATCATAATTATGCTTGCGGATCAGCCGTTTCTCTCTGTATCGCTCATCAATCGATTACTGTCAACATACTCCAGCCGTACAAAACCTCTACCGTATGTAGCTTCGAAACTCAAAAACGATATTCGACCACCAATCCTCTTTTCAAAGGAATGCTTTCCATTTCTACTGAAGCTAAAAGGAGACGAAGGCGCCAAAAAACTTATCTTAAATGGATGCTTAGGAGAAGGACTCTCGATTGCTCATGAAGATCCGATGAATTTTTTTGATATTGATACGCCGCGAGACTATCAAAAGGCAAAGGGGGGAGCAAGCCATTGA
- a CDS encoding FAD binding domain-containing protein: MNKTSMSTKVFVPKTIEEAFELKHSLSEKGCVALGATWLQLQWEKTGMKPQNLISLEQVIPLQEITAELIEDQLFLSLGAAVNLSSCRRNPLIQGKWPALSRAVSHVASPGIRNKATIGGNVAIKTGDIIPLLLVMDATIVLYTTEGYVRTPLAEWLENNREDCLITRILIPREENRKVFYHKIGRRKAFIGSSVVVSGSYEKDNQQKFSFIRLIAGHADIQAQRLYDAEKKLLNKRLAPEMMKDIYQTMISEFQPMPDAFLSADYRKKAAANLLMSELVQ; the protein is encoded by the coding sequence TTGAATAAAACATCAATGTCAACGAAGGTTTTTGTTCCGAAAACAATAGAAGAAGCGTTTGAGCTGAAGCATTCCCTTAGCGAGAAAGGCTGTGTTGCTCTGGGTGCGACGTGGCTTCAGCTTCAATGGGAGAAGACGGGCATGAAGCCTCAAAATTTGATAAGTCTTGAACAAGTCATCCCCCTTCAGGAGATCACAGCTGAATTGATAGAAGACCAACTTTTTTTATCATTGGGAGCTGCCGTAAATCTAAGCTCCTGTCGGCGTAACCCATTGATACAAGGGAAATGGCCTGCTTTAAGCCGAGCAGTTTCGCATGTAGCGTCACCTGGAATCAGAAACAAAGCAACGATCGGCGGAAATGTCGCAATTAAAACGGGTGATATCATCCCGTTGCTGTTGGTTATGGATGCCACGATCGTTTTATATACAACTGAAGGCTATGTTCGTACTCCACTCGCTGAATGGCTGGAGAATAATCGTGAGGATTGTCTAATAACGAGAATCCTCATTCCCAGGGAAGAAAATCGGAAGGTCTTTTATCATAAAATCGGACGACGAAAAGCATTTATAGGGTCGTCAGTCGTTGTATCCGGAAGCTATGAGAAGGATAATCAGCAAAAATTTTCTTTTATCCGTCTGATTGCAGGGCATGCAGACATCCAGGCACAGCGTTTGTATGACGCGGAAAAAAAGCTGTTAAACAAAAGGCTTGCTCCGGAAATGATGAAGGATATTTATCAGACGATGATTTCCGAATTTCAGCCAATGCCTGATGCTTTTCTTTCAGCTGATTACCGTAAGAAAGCAGCGGCAAACCTTTTAATGTCTGAGCTTGTTCAATGA
- the uraD gene encoding 2-oxo-4-hydroxy-4-carboxy-5-ureidoimidazoline decarboxylase produces MKGASKVVTLSELNRMSPNEFSDTLAHIYEESPWVAILTEKQRPYSSLAELTEAMKKIVQYSDREKKETLLNSHPRLGDRKQMSNDSVKEQKNAGLASLNDDEYELFLQLNHAYDEKFGFPFILAVKGKTKDEIQQAIHSRLQNGRDIEFETALNEVFKIASFRLQEKIDTQNTEKAGEVKK; encoded by the coding sequence GTGAAAGGAGCATCTAAAGTGGTCACTTTATCCGAACTCAATCGAATGTCACCAAATGAATTTTCTGATACGCTTGCCCATATCTATGAGGAATCGCCTTGGGTTGCGATTCTTACGGAGAAACAACGGCCATATTCCAGTTTGGCCGAATTGACTGAAGCAATGAAAAAAATCGTTCAATACTCAGATCGGGAGAAAAAGGAAACTCTTCTAAACAGCCACCCGCGGCTAGGGGATCGAAAACAAATGAGCAATGATTCTGTCAAAGAGCAAAAAAATGCGGGCCTCGCCAGCTTGAATGATGATGAATACGAGCTCTTTCTTCAATTAAATCATGCCTATGATGAGAAATTCGGCTTTCCATTTATTCTTGCTGTTAAAGGCAAAACGAAAGACGAAATTCAACAGGCCATTCACTCCCGGCTGCAAAACGGACGCGACATAGAATTTGAAACAGCTTTAAACGAAGTATTCAAAATTGCCTCTTTCCGATTGCAAGAAAAAATTGATACACAAAACACTGAAAAAGCTGGAGAAGTAAAGAAATAA